The uncultured Desulfobulbus sp. genome window below encodes:
- a CDS encoding diaminopimelate decarboxylase — translation MNQQQYYGWWQREDLCYRQGHLYFADKGVQELAAQCGTPAFIYSAPRVHKNLLRLHRSLNQAGFADRFSLYYAMKANRFAPLLTMLKQNGLCGIDACSPAEIELAVSCGFTPEEISFTASSLSSRDLDSIARYDGLCMNCDSLHAIHQWGQRKPHTRIGLRVNPGMGIGRADNDKLHYAGAQTTKFGIYWQQFAEALAIAARYDLEVDTIHFHTGCGYLTTQLQQLEQIITHCFCFIEKAATIKYVNIGGGLGVPHLPGEAPLDLEQWTAILKRQFGATDLHLRIEPGDYIVKDAGILLLEKTFEEVKAATTFVGVDAGFNIAPEPAYYALPFQPVPLRYNGEPCTDKTLVGNINEALDIWYANALLPDLHGHTYMALINAGAYSASMASNHCMRGSLKEFLLF, via the coding sequence ATGAATCAACAGCAATACTACGGCTGGTGGCAGAGAGAAGATCTCTGCTACCGGCAGGGACATCTCTATTTTGCAGACAAGGGTGTACAAGAGCTTGCCGCTCAATGCGGCACGCCCGCCTTTATCTACTCAGCTCCTCGTGTACACAAGAATCTTCTTCGGCTTCACCGCAGCCTGAACCAGGCTGGTTTTGCCGATCGGTTCTCGCTCTACTACGCGATGAAGGCCAACCGCTTTGCCCCTTTGTTGACCATGCTCAAACAAAACGGACTTTGTGGTATTGATGCCTGCTCGCCGGCAGAAATCGAGTTAGCTGTAAGCTGCGGCTTTACGCCCGAGGAGATATCCTTTACCGCTTCGAGTCTGTCATCGCGGGATCTGGATAGCATCGCCCGCTATGACGGACTCTGTATGAATTGCGATTCCCTCCATGCGATCCATCAATGGGGTCAAAGAAAACCCCATACACGCATTGGCTTACGGGTAAATCCGGGAATGGGCATTGGCCGCGCCGATAACGACAAACTGCACTATGCTGGTGCGCAAACCACCAAATTTGGCATCTACTGGCAGCAGTTTGCAGAGGCACTGGCGATTGCAGCTCGCTATGATCTGGAGGTCGACACCATCCACTTTCATACCGGCTGTGGTTATCTCACCACGCAATTACAGCAACTTGAACAGATCATAACGCACTGTTTCTGTTTTATCGAAAAAGCGGCCACCATCAAATATGTAAATATTGGCGGGGGATTAGGAGTACCGCACCTACCAGGTGAGGCGCCCCTTGATCTGGAGCAGTGGACGGCTATCCTCAAACGACAGTTTGGAGCAACAGACCTGCACCTGAGAATTGAACCGGGAGATTACATCGTTAAGGATGCGGGGATACTTCTTTTAGAGAAAACCTTTGAAGAAGTTAAAGCGGCAACCACCTTTGTCGGGGTGGATGCCGGATTTAACATTGCTCCGGAACCAGCTTATTATGCGCTGCCTTTTCAACCGGTGCCGCTGCGCTACAACGGGGAACCTTGCACGGACAAAACATTGGTCGGTAATATCAATGAAGCGCTTGATATCTGGTATGCCAACGCATTGCTTCCAGACTTGCACGGGCACACGTACATGGCGCTGATCAATGCCGGTGCCTACTCGGCATCTATGGCTTCCAATCATTGCATGCGGGGAAGCTTGAAGGAATTTTTACTGTTTTAA
- a CDS encoding sigma 54-interacting transcriptional regulator — MQEEVDRLSTNWRTLLDAMPEMVFLLRDDGGIEYMNRSAKNCFGHPCGKKVAASLAGIGQSCRDKLTGAKKQQKHSKVVETMVDTTPVEYSSVPFVGYTGERLIMLVMRDITERKDFEQELLQFNTSIETILESKIDELQASEEMRTKLMRQVNSLKSQLGHHHHADKMVGRSRKMRELREMIHQVSSSDATILITGESGTGKELVANLVKATSGREDKPFLKINCNAINDSLLEADLFGYEKGAFTGATGRKVGKFEVVDGGTIFLDEIGDISARMQVAMLRVLQNGEIIRVGGTEPVKVDVRVIAATNVDLTQAVKEKKFRLDLYYRLNIINIDIPPLRDRKEDVVELVSHFVNHYREAFKKEIDFVPKSIINRLLEHDWPGNVRELENLIQRAVLMAKGKMITESDLLFDQDPRIEQQGGELVEIDDKLGLVPLKSILGDFEATIIRRALSKYSGNVATTAGHLNIGKTALYDKMKQHGISAKSIKKKKTA, encoded by the coding sequence ATGCAAGAAGAGGTGGATCGTCTCAGCACCAACTGGCGAACCTTGCTCGACGCCATGCCCGAAATGGTGTTTCTTCTTCGTGACGATGGCGGTATTGAATACATGAACCGCAGTGCCAAAAATTGCTTCGGTCACCCCTGCGGAAAAAAAGTCGCGGCCAGCCTGGCGGGAATAGGGCAATCCTGCCGCGATAAACTCACCGGCGCTAAAAAGCAGCAGAAGCATTCGAAAGTTGTCGAGACCATGGTCGATACCACCCCGGTGGAGTATTCATCGGTTCCTTTTGTGGGCTATACTGGTGAACGGCTGATTATGCTGGTGATGCGTGATATTACCGAGCGCAAAGATTTCGAGCAGGAGCTACTCCAGTTCAACACCAGTATCGAGACCATTCTCGAGTCGAAAATAGATGAGTTACAGGCCAGTGAGGAGATGCGCACCAAGCTGATGCGTCAGGTCAATAGTTTGAAAAGTCAGCTTGGCCACCACCACCATGCCGATAAAATGGTGGGCCGCAGCCGAAAGATGCGCGAACTTCGCGAGATGATTCATCAGGTCTCTAGCTCTGATGCCACCATCCTGATCACCGGCGAATCTGGTACCGGTAAAGAGCTGGTCGCCAACTTGGTCAAAGCCACCAGCGGGCGTGAAGACAAGCCCTTTTTAAAAATTAACTGCAACGCCATTAACGATTCCCTGCTTGAAGCGGATCTTTTTGGGTATGAGAAAGGTGCGTTTACCGGGGCCACCGGCCGCAAAGTGGGAAAATTCGAGGTTGTCGACGGAGGCACCATCTTTCTTGATGAGATCGGTGATATCAGTGCCCGGATGCAGGTGGCCATGTTGCGGGTGCTCCAAAACGGAGAAATTATCCGTGTGGGTGGTACCGAGCCGGTCAAGGTGGATGTGCGGGTTATCGCTGCAACCAATGTCGATCTGACCCAGGCGGTTAAAGAGAAAAAATTTCGTCTGGATCTCTACTACCGGCTCAATATTATCAATATCGATATTCCGCCATTGAGGGATCGCAAGGAAGACGTGGTCGAACTGGTTTCTCACTTCGTCAACCACTATCGGGAAGCGTTCAAAAAAGAGATCGATTTTGTGCCCAAATCCATCATTAACCGCTTACTCGAACACGATTGGCCGGGTAATGTGCGTGAGCTCGAAAACCTGATCCAACGTGCGGTGCTCATGGCCAAGGGCAAGATGATTACAGAGAGCGATCTCCTCTTTGATCAGGATCCGCGGATCGAGCAGCAGGGTGGAGAACTTGTCGAGATTGATGATAAACTTGGACTTGTCCCCTTAAAGTCGATCCTGGGAGATTTTGAAGCCACCATCATTCGCCGCGCTCTCTCCAAATACAGCGGTAACGTGGCCACAACAGCCGGACATCTCAATATTGGCAAGACCGCGCTCTACGACAAGATGAAGCAGCACGGTATCTCTGCCAAAAGTATCAAGAAGAAGAAAACAGCCTGA
- the mutY gene encoding A/G-specific adenine glycosylase, with the protein MIDKNNEADITDFRGRLLDWFEANQRPLPWRSTYEPYHVWISEIMGQQTQMDRVVQYFNRWIAQFPDVATVAHAPEQAILKAWEGLGYYSRARNIQRAAQQMLDQYEGAIPSEHKALLELPGIGPYTAAAILSIAFNLPFPLKDANVERVFARLADIESPVKQSATQKRIGTMAEALLDPESPRLYNQALMELGALICTPKKPACELCPVHMHCQALKKDTVEFRPLPSDKQKKIEIVMACTILHVNGEIFVQQRMADDIWGGLWEFPGGRLEEGEQPQEAAQRELAEETGYQVSKLEFFKTVVHHYTRYRVTLHGFLAQLDAPPAKPILSAAQDYAWVSPTGLAAYPYPAGHRMLVAALEEMDFPEIR; encoded by the coding sequence GTGATTGACAAGAACAATGAGGCCGACATCACTGACTTTCGTGGTCGGTTGCTGGACTGGTTTGAAGCCAACCAACGCCCCTTGCCCTGGCGCAGTACATACGAACCTTATCATGTCTGGATCTCTGAGATTATGGGGCAGCAGACCCAGATGGACAGAGTGGTGCAGTATTTTAACCGCTGGATCGCACAGTTCCCCGATGTGGCCACGGTTGCCCATGCCCCAGAGCAGGCGATCCTCAAAGCCTGGGAAGGGTTGGGCTACTACAGCAGAGCTCGAAACATTCAGCGCGCAGCTCAGCAGATGCTGGATCAGTATGAAGGTGCAATCCCCTCGGAGCATAAGGCGCTTCTGGAGCTCCCCGGAATCGGCCCCTATACCGCGGCGGCCATTCTCTCCATCGCGTTTAATCTGCCTTTTCCCTTAAAAGATGCCAATGTGGAGCGGGTTTTTGCTCGCCTGGCTGACATTGAGAGCCCTGTCAAACAAAGCGCGACCCAAAAGCGAATTGGCACCATGGCAGAGGCGCTGCTCGATCCTGAGTCGCCACGACTCTACAATCAGGCGCTTATGGAGCTGGGGGCCTTGATCTGTACCCCGAAAAAGCCAGCCTGTGAGCTCTGCCCGGTACACATGCACTGTCAGGCGCTGAAAAAAGATACGGTTGAGTTTCGCCCTCTGCCCAGTGATAAACAAAAAAAGATCGAAATCGTCATGGCCTGCACCATCCTTCATGTTAATGGGGAGATTTTTGTCCAGCAGCGCATGGCCGATGATATCTGGGGCGGATTATGGGAGTTTCCCGGAGGGCGTCTTGAAGAAGGGGAGCAACCTCAGGAGGCCGCGCAGCGGGAATTAGCCGAGGAGACCGGTTATCAGGTGAGCAAACTGGAATTTTTTAAGACCGTGGTTCATCATTACACCCGCTACCGGGTAACCCTGCACGGATTTCTTGCCCAGCTTGACGCGCCACCTGCAAAACCAATCCTCAGCGCAGCCCAGGATTACGCCTGGGTCTCACCCACCGGACTTGCAGCGTACCCCTATCCCGCAGGACATCGCATGTTGGTTGCTGCCCTGGAGGAGATGGATTTTCCGGAAATTAGGTAG
- a CDS encoding SET domain-containing protein-lysine N-methyltransferase, with product MLYPDQFGRDPLFPKHSDFAVVYISQLVGQGVITYRSFKKGEIIARMAGHVVPEIRQHTLQITPESHLFDPYFSGYFLHSCAPNISLDMDKLTVTALADIPANSYLYMDYAETEDVLFKQFPCSCGASNCRGWITGRKELHPAALAEAELVEQSGTILQ from the coding sequence ATGCTGTATCCCGATCAATTCGGCAGAGATCCTCTGTTTCCGAAACATTCCGACTTTGCTGTTGTCTATATCAGTCAACTCGTTGGCCAAGGCGTGATCACCTACCGCTCCTTTAAAAAGGGAGAGATCATCGCCCGCATGGCTGGTCATGTCGTGCCAGAAATTCGTCAACACACCCTGCAAATCACCCCTGAAAGCCACCTCTTCGACCCATATTTCAGCGGATATTTTCTGCATTCCTGCGCGCCCAACATCTCGCTTGATATGGACAAGCTCACCGTAACTGCCCTGGCGGATATCCCCGCAAACAGTTACCTCTACATGGATTACGCAGAAACAGAAGACGTCCTCTTTAAACAATTCCCCTGCTCCTGCGGTGCCTCCAACTGCCGAGGCTGGATTACCGGCCGCAAGGAACTGCATCCGGCAGCATTGGCAGAGGCAGAGCTGGTTGAGCAAAGCGGGACCATCCTGCAATGA
- a CDS encoding lectin-like protein has protein sequence MKKIVLAAIATSAFLVANSSIASACHIEAETLWTTNGHTYAIGSGVGTSGKTWEEANTWVKGYNTDKGLTGDDAWYLATITSAEENNFIFTLLSQYGQAWAGATDKTTEGTWEWVTSEAFTYDNWNAATHEPNNSGNEDFLELNRWTNTTTWNDLGSSRLCYWVVEKGGFSPVPEPATMLLFGSGIIGLAAANRKRSQKS, from the coding sequence ATGAAAAAAATCGTATTAGCTGCCATCGCCACAAGCGCCTTTCTGGTCGCAAACAGTTCCATCGCTTCAGCCTGCCATATTGAAGCCGAAACCCTGTGGACAACAAATGGTCACACCTATGCAATTGGCTCTGGCGTTGGAACGAGTGGCAAAACCTGGGAGGAAGCCAACACCTGGGTAAAAGGGTACAACACAGACAAGGGACTTACCGGTGACGATGCCTGGTACCTCGCGACCATTACCTCAGCAGAAGAAAACAACTTTATTTTCACCCTGCTTTCTCAGTATGGCCAGGCCTGGGCAGGAGCTACCGACAAGACCACTGAGGGCACCTGGGAGTGGGTGACTAGTGAAGCATTTACCTATGATAACTGGAACGCAGCAACTCACGAACCGAACAACTCGGGGAACGAGGATTTCCTTGAACTTAACCGTTGGACAAATACCACAACCTGGAACGACTTGGGTTCAAGCCGGTTATGCTACTGGGTTGTAGAGAAAGGCGGTTTTTCACCAGTGCCTGAGCCTGCCACCATGCTGCTTTTTGGCAGCGGTATCATCGGACTGGCGGCAGCCAACAGAAAAAGAAGCCAGAAATCGTGA
- a CDS encoding TIGR03790 family protein — MPKPASQFLRIFLFSILFFSCLAAPTFALAPNEVMVIANARASNSLALAQYYMRKRGIDQKNLIKIAATWEERCSRQEFTQSILKPVREALAKRDPEHRIRCLVTMYGVPLAIKPQLPPYNTPKAKQPREMDSRASVDSELALVLTEKYPLDGWLPNPYFLGFQQQKTLLTKDQVLIVSRLDGPNPKIVRRIIDDALATEKKGLRGNAYFDARWPLPPEKKLQGYALYDASLHKAAEKISEAGQMTVTLDQNPALFQPGTCPKAALYCGWYSLGHYIDAFTWTRGAIGYHIASNECATLRRENSQVWCKRMLERGITATLGPVYEPYVQAFPLPDLFFSKLREGYLSLGETYLITLPFLSWQMVLIGDPLYQPFKPLDR, encoded by the coding sequence ATGCCCAAGCCTGCCAGTCAATTTCTAAGAATCTTTCTTTTTTCCATTCTTTTCTTCTCCTGCCTGGCCGCTCCTACGTTTGCCCTTGCTCCCAACGAAGTGATGGTCATAGCCAATGCCCGAGCCAGCAACAGCCTGGCACTGGCTCAGTATTATATGCGCAAACGAGGTATTGATCAGAAAAACCTCATCAAAATCGCCGCAACCTGGGAGGAGCGTTGCTCACGCCAGGAGTTCACCCAAAGTATTCTCAAACCGGTGCGAGAGGCGCTTGCCAAGCGTGATCCGGAACATCGTATTCGATGTTTGGTCACCATGTACGGAGTACCTTTGGCGATAAAACCACAGCTGCCACCGTATAATACCCCAAAGGCAAAACAACCCCGAGAAATGGATAGCAGAGCCTCTGTGGACTCTGAACTTGCTCTGGTATTGACTGAAAAATATCCCTTGGATGGTTGGCTACCAAATCCTTATTTTTTAGGGTTTCAGCAACAGAAAACATTGCTTACAAAAGATCAGGTTCTCATCGTCAGCCGCCTGGACGGACCGAACCCCAAAATTGTGCGAAGAATTATCGACGATGCCCTCGCCACCGAGAAAAAAGGCTTACGAGGTAACGCCTATTTCGATGCCCGTTGGCCCCTCCCTCCTGAAAAGAAATTACAGGGGTACGCTTTGTACGATGCGTCACTGCACAAAGCCGCAGAAAAAATTAGTGAAGCTGGCCAGATGACGGTCACCCTTGATCAAAATCCAGCATTGTTTCAACCGGGCACCTGCCCCAAGGCTGCCCTCTACTGCGGCTGGTACAGCCTGGGACACTACATCGACGCCTTCACCTGGACACGAGGAGCCATTGGCTATCATATCGCAAGTAACGAGTGTGCCACCCTCAGACGGGAAAATTCCCAGGTCTGGTGTAAACGCATGCTGGAACGCGGCATTACCGCCACCCTTGGCCCGGTGTATGAACCCTATGTCCAGGCCTTCCCGCTGCCGGACCTGTTTTTCTCTAAACTCAGAGAAGGCTACCTCAGTCTTGGCGAAACCTATCTCATCACCCTGCCCTTCCTCTCCTGGCAGATGGTTTTGATAGGCGACCCGCTCTACCAACCGTTTAAACCGCTGGATCGGTGA
- the cysS gene encoding cysteine--tRNA ligase, translating into MSIKIYNTLSRKKEPLRPIEEGHVKLYVCGITSYDYCHIGHARSALVFDMVVRYLRHRGYKVTFVRNFTDIDDKIIKRANEQGIESSALALRFINEFYTDMDALGTLRPDLEPKATEHIQEMIDLVKELVDKGIAYPVDGDVYFRVNKFEGYGQLSGRGLEDMQAGARVEVNDRKEHPMDFVLWKGAKPGEPKWLSPWGDGRPGWHIECSAMSRKYLGDTFDIHGGGKDLVFPHHENEIAQSCAASGKHFANLWMHHGFVTIKDEKMSKSLGNFLTIRDVLKQYEPEVLRLFIFSTQYRNPLDFTEAALQDAETGLARIYECLAKVDELGATGDGDPVASSKDAKSLESLRDRFYKAMDNDFNTAQALGHLFEAIKGMNKVLRVLPEQPAAADVELLKKTAATFRELAEVVGLAQHNPAEVVAVTKAKVLAEITIGEEEINALIAKRNQARADKDWATSDEVRDQLLEHKIVLKDGPEGTTWEVKK; encoded by the coding sequence ATGTCGATAAAAATTTACAATACATTAAGCCGTAAGAAGGAACCGCTGCGCCCCATCGAAGAGGGCCATGTTAAACTCTATGTCTGCGGAATTACCTCCTACGATTACTGTCATATAGGGCACGCACGTTCTGCACTGGTCTTTGATATGGTGGTTCGCTATCTGCGCCACCGTGGTTACAAGGTGACCTTTGTCCGCAACTTTACCGATATTGATGACAAGATCATCAAGCGGGCCAACGAACAGGGGATTGAGAGCAGCGCCCTGGCCCTGCGTTTTATTAATGAATTTTACACCGATATGGATGCACTGGGCACCCTCCGCCCTGATCTTGAGCCCAAAGCAACCGAACATATTCAGGAAATGATCGATCTGGTTAAAGAACTGGTCGACAAGGGTATTGCTTATCCGGTGGACGGAGACGTCTACTTTCGGGTCAACAAGTTTGAAGGGTACGGACAGCTCTCCGGACGCGGCCTGGAAGATATGCAGGCGGGGGCGCGAGTGGAAGTAAACGATCGCAAAGAGCACCCTATGGATTTTGTCCTCTGGAAAGGGGCCAAACCCGGTGAGCCCAAATGGCTGAGCCCCTGGGGTGATGGTCGTCCGGGCTGGCACATCGAGTGTTCTGCCATGAGCCGCAAGTACCTGGGTGACACCTTTGATATCCATGGCGGTGGCAAGGACCTGGTCTTCCCCCACCATGAGAACGAGATCGCCCAGAGCTGCGCAGCCTCAGGCAAGCACTTTGCCAACCTCTGGATGCACCATGGCTTTGTGACCATCAAAGACGAAAAAATGTCCAAATCCCTGGGCAACTTTCTCACTATTCGTGACGTGCTCAAGCAATACGAGCCCGAGGTCCTGCGTTTGTTCATCTTCTCCACCCAGTACCGCAACCCGCTCGACTTCACCGAGGCAGCACTCCAGGATGCGGAAACCGGTTTGGCCCGCATCTATGAATGTTTGGCCAAGGTGGATGAGCTGGGAGCAACAGGTGATGGTGATCCCGTTGCCAGTAGCAAGGATGCAAAAAGTCTTGAATCCCTGCGCGATCGTTTCTACAAGGCCATGGATAACGACTTCAATACCGCCCAGGCACTGGGTCATTTGTTTGAAGCAATCAAAGGGATGAACAAGGTATTGCGGGTCCTTCCGGAACAGCCAGCGGCTGCGGATGTCGAGTTACTCAAGAAGACAGCTGCAACTTTTCGGGAATTGGCCGAGGTAGTGGGGCTGGCCCAGCATAATCCAGCCGAGGTAGTCGCGGTCACCAAGGCTAAGGTCTTGGCCGAAATTACCATTGGCGAAGAGGAAATCAACGCGCTCATTGCTAAACGTAACCAGGCCCGCGCCGACAAGGACTGGGCGACCTCGGATGAGGTACGTGACCAGTTGCTGGAACATAAGATTGTTCTCAAAGATGGGCCTGAAGGAACCACCTGGGAAGTAAAAAAATAG
- a CDS encoding AmpG family muropeptide MFS transporter has product MNSTLWRQFFSPRMLVSFLMGFSCGVPLLLTSTVLQAWMKDAQVDLSVIGLYSLVGLPYTLKFLWAPIFDRFTLPLFGRRRGWMLTLQLILIVALIGLGLTDPGQSPWLVALAAFFVTFFSASQDIVVDAYRREDLSDNQLGLGSSFYVNGYRVGMLLAGSGGLILADLMAFSQVYLLMAGFLLVGVLTTLFCREPELTRGSPQTFTEAVVEPFVDYFKRDRALMLLLFILLYKLGDQMASTLTTPFYLDLGFSKTEIGALAKLFGFWSAIAGGLLGGMILLRIGIIRSLWIFGILQAVAILSFTGLALIGNSLTALAVAIILEQLTSGMGTSAYVAYMASLTNKRFTATQYALLSSCMGVPRVIIAAPAGWIAEHTGWPLFFIGCTLAALPGLMLLPMVSRQYHRDAQ; this is encoded by the coding sequence ATGAACTCAACTCTCTGGCGCCAGTTTTTTTCTCCCCGCATGCTCGTCTCCTTTTTGATGGGCTTTTCCTGCGGTGTCCCGCTCCTGCTCACATCCACAGTCCTACAGGCCTGGATGAAAGATGCCCAGGTCGATCTCTCTGTGATCGGTTTGTATTCCCTGGTGGGGCTGCCCTATACCCTAAAATTCCTCTGGGCTCCCATCTTTGATCGCTTCACCCTACCCTTGTTTGGACGCAGGCGCGGCTGGATGCTTACCCTGCAACTCATCCTTATTGTTGCCCTGATCGGCCTCGGCCTGACTGATCCGGGCCAATCTCCCTGGCTGGTGGCCCTGGCGGCCTTTTTCGTCACCTTTTTCTCTGCCTCTCAGGATATTGTTGTTGATGCCTATCGCCGTGAAGATTTAAGCGATAACCAACTGGGACTTGGCAGCTCGTTTTATGTGAACGGCTACCGGGTGGGTATGCTGCTGGCGGGCAGCGGTGGACTCATCCTGGCAGACCTGATGGCCTTTTCTCAGGTATACCTGCTCATGGCCGGATTTCTTCTGGTAGGTGTACTGACCACCCTTTTTTGCCGCGAACCAGAGCTTACCCGGGGATCGCCTCAAACCTTTACCGAGGCTGTGGTTGAGCCATTCGTTGATTACTTCAAGCGGGATCGTGCCTTGATGCTGCTGCTCTTTATCCTGCTCTACAAGCTGGGAGACCAGATGGCCTCCACGCTGACCACACCTTTTTACCTGGATCTCGGGTTCAGCAAGACCGAAATCGGTGCCTTGGCCAAGCTTTTTGGATTTTGGTCGGCCATTGCCGGCGGCCTTCTGGGAGGGATGATCCTTTTGCGTATCGGTATCATTCGTAGCCTCTGGATCTTTGGCATCCTCCAGGCGGTGGCCATCCTCAGTTTCACCGGACTTGCCCTGATCGGCAATTCCCTCACGGCACTGGCTGTGGCTATCATCCTCGAGCAGCTCACCAGCGGGATGGGCACCAGTGCCTATGTTGCTTACATGGCCTCACTGACCAATAAACGGTTTACCGCCACCCAATATGCATTGCTCTCCAGTTGCATGGGAGTTCCACGAGTCATCATCGCCGCCCCTGCCGGCTGGATAGCCGAACACACCGGCTGGCCCCTCTTTTTTATTGGTTGCACCTTAGCGGCCTTGCCAGGCCTCATGCTCCTCCCTATGGTTTCGAGACAGTACCACAGAGATGCGCAATAA
- the amrB gene encoding AmmeMemoRadiSam system protein B, translated as MTRMPAVADRFYPGDPNPLRRNIAKLTPLIAVSEKQTALAVVMPHAGYIYSGATAGATIARVEVPETVLIMGPNHHGRGAALALGTEDWQMPMGIVPIDQQLAEAILHSSPRIQADEAAHIYEHSLEVQVPFLQALQPALKIVPIVISALSFEACQQVARELALAIGCLRRPVLILASTDMSHYESRENASRKDHLALERILAMDAQGLYSTVVGQHISMCGIMPTTIALLAAQELGATKAELVRYTDSGEASGDTSQVVGYAGLVIS; from the coding sequence ATGACCAGAATGCCTGCCGTTGCCGACCGATTTTATCCTGGCGATCCCAATCCGCTCCGTCGTAACATTGCCAAACTGACGCCCCTTATTGCTGTGAGCGAAAAACAAACGGCACTAGCGGTGGTCATGCCCCATGCAGGTTATATATACTCCGGTGCCACCGCCGGAGCGACAATCGCCCGCGTCGAAGTCCCCGAAACAGTCCTGATTATGGGGCCCAACCACCATGGGCGGGGAGCTGCACTGGCCCTCGGGACCGAGGACTGGCAGATGCCCATGGGCATTGTTCCCATCGATCAACAGCTGGCAGAAGCAATTCTGCACAGCTCACCGCGTATTCAAGCCGATGAGGCAGCGCACATCTACGAGCATTCACTGGAGGTCCAAGTCCCCTTTCTTCAGGCGCTGCAACCTGCACTTAAAATCGTGCCCATCGTTATCTCAGCCCTTTCTTTTGAAGCGTGTCAACAAGTCGCGCGTGAGCTGGCGCTTGCCATCGGCTGTCTGCGCAGGCCGGTGCTTATACTTGCCTCCACAGACATGAGCCATTACGAATCGCGAGAAAATGCCAGCCGTAAGGATCACCTGGCCCTGGAGCGCATTCTGGCCATGGATGCGCAAGGGCTCTACAGCACAGTCGTCGGCCAGCACATTTCCATGTGCGGGATCATGCCCACCACCATTGCCCTGCTGGCCGCCCAGGAACTCGGAGCAACCAAGGCGGAGCTTGTCCGCTATACCGATTCCGGCGAAGCCAGCGGCGACACCAGCCAGGTAGTGGGCTATGCAGGACTGGTCATCTCCTGA